The Microbacterium sp. LKL04 sequence TGTCCCGCACCTCGACACCCGCGTCGTCGACGGTGAGGCATCCCTCCTGTTCGGTCCGTTCGCCACGTTCAGCCCGAAGTTCCTGAAGAACGGCCGGATGACGGACATCGTCGCCCAGGTGCGCCCGGGCAACATCCTTCCGATGCTCAAGGTCGCCATCGACAATCCCGGCCTCATCAAGTACCTCGTCAGCGAGCTGTTGAAGGGTCACGGCAAGAAGGTCGACTCCCTCCGCGACTTCATGCCGAGCGCGCGCGACGAGGACTGGGAGCTGCTGCAGGCCGGCCAGCGCGCGCAGGTGATGAAGAAGGACCCGAAGAAGGGCGGCGTGTTGCAGTTCGGCACCGAGGTCGTCAGCTCCGCCGACGGCTCGATCGCGGGCCTCCTGGGTGCGTCCCCGGGTGCCTCCACCGGTGCGTCGATCATGCTCGGCCTGCTGAAGACGTGCTTCCCCGACCGCCTGGCGGGCTGGGAGCCCACTCTCAAGACGCTCATCCCCACGTACGGTCAGACGCTCAACACGTCTCCCGAGACGGCCTCCGAGGTGCTGCAGAAGACCGCAGCCGCGCTGCAGATCAACGTCTGAGACGCGTCCGTGGCGAAGCTGTACTTCCGCTACGGCGCGATGAACTCGGGCAAGTCGACGGCCCTGCTGCAGGCGGCGTTCAACTACGAGGAACGCGGCCAGCATGTGCTGCTGGCCAAGCCCGAGATCGACACGAAGGGTGCCGACCAGATCTCGAGTCGCCTCGGCGTCGAGCGCACCGTCGACTTCCTCATCGGCCCCGACGACGATGCTCGCGAGCTGTTCGCCCAGCATCGTCGGCGCGTCCAGCGCGAGGCGGAGGCGGCGCTCGTGCCCGACGTCCGCACGGACGTCGCGTGCCTGCTCGTGGACGAGGCCCAGTTCCTGACCCCGGAGCAGATCGACGACCTGCTCCGGATCGCGGTGAGCGACGGCATCCCCGTCCTCGCCTACGGCATCCGAACGGACTTCCAGACCCGGGCCTTCCCCGGGTCCGCGCGACTCATGGAGCTCGCGCACAGCCTCGAGGAGCTCAAGACCATCTGCCGGTGCGGGAGCAAGGCGCTCTTCAACCCGCGGCTCGTCGGCGGACGGTTCGTCTTCGACGGCGACCAGGTCGCGATCGACGAGCTGTCGTCCGACCGGGTCACGTACGAGTCGATGTGCGCGCGGTGCTACCTGCGCGAGTCGGGCGACAGGCTGCGCTGACGCCTCAGAGCGTGGGGATCAGCTCGTCGAGGAAGGCTGCGGTGTCCTCCCAGCCCTCCACGGCGTGACAGGTGACACCCATGGCCAGGACGGGGTAGTCGTTGCCGTGCTCGTCGAGGCGGTCGCCGACGAAGAGCATGTCGTCGAGGGGGATGCCGGTCTGCTCGGCGAGCTTGCGCATGCCGTAGGCCTTGTCGATGCCGCGGTGCGTGATGTCGACCGACGTCGACCCGCCCGAGCGGACCTCGAGGTCCGGGATGCGGGCGGCCACGGCGTCGCGCAGGGCGTTCTTCTTCTCGCCGGTCGGATCCCACGCCGTTTTGGCGTCGAGGGGTGCGGACTGGCCGAGTGCGGAGAACGTGATCTGCGAGCCACGGTCCTCGAGGATGGGGCCCCAGGTCTGGCTCTCCCAGAGGCCGAGGCGCTTCGCCTCCTCCTCGACGGCGGCGAGGGCGCGGGACTTCTCGTCCTCGGTCAGCGAGAGCGCGTACACCGTCTCGATGCCGTCCGTCGTGAGGCGGTAGTACTGCGTGCCGCATGTCGGCATCAGGTGCAGGCGGGCGAGGGTCGCGGCATCCGTCTCGGGCAGGCGCTCGACCACCTGGGTCTGGAACTGCTGCAGCTGACCACCGGAGATGATCGCGACCTCGATGCGCTCGGCGAGCCGGAGGAGCAGGTCGCCCATGCGCGGGTCGATCGCCGTCTTCGAGGGGGCGAGTGTGTCGTCGAGATCGAACGCGACGAGGCGGGGAGAGGTCATGGTGCTCCGTTCCGTGGGAGGTGCGATGGCCCCTCCGGGGAGGGATGCGAAAGGCCCCGCCGGAATCCGGCGGAGCCTCTCTGCGGTCGGGGTGACAGGATTTGAACCTGCGGCCTCGTCGTCCCGAACGACGCGCGCTACCAAGCTGCGCCACACCCCGTGGCAACCCTCCAAGCTTACCCTGCCGACCGCCTCTCGGGCGAATCGTCGGCGCGTCGGGCGCGGAGGACGAGGACGGATGCCTCGGGCCGGCAGCCGAACCGGATGGGGGCGTAGATGGAGTGGCCGAGGCCGGCGCTGACGTTCAGGGGAACGGTCCGTCCTGCGTGCGTCCACTCGCTCCGCCCGCGGGCCTGGTCGAGCGGGATGTCGCAGTTGGCCACGAGCGCCTTCCTCGCGAAGGGGATGCGGACCTGGCCCCCGTGAGTGTGACCGGCGAGGAGGAGGTCGGCACCGGCATCCGTGAACGCGTTCAGCACCCGTTGGTACGGCGCGTGCGTGACCCCGAGTCGCAACCGGGGGGAGTCATCGCCGGGCAGCACCTCCAAAGCCGTGGTGGCGGCCTCGAGGTCGTCCCACTGCCGGTGGGCATCGTCGACGCCGAGTGCGTCGATGCGGAGGCCCGCGACGCGGATGGTCGCCGCCGTGTTGTCGAGGGCGGTCTGTCCGAGATCGCTCAGATACGCGTCCAACGCGTCGGTGTCGAGGCGACGACCGCGCACGGGGTGGTCAGACGGGCCGGTGAAGTACTTCAACGGGTTCCGCCCGCTGGGAGCGACCTTGTCGTTCGAGCCGTGGACGAAGAAGCCCGGCACGCCGCGGAGGGGTTCGAAGGCCGCGCGGATGCCGCGGATCCCGTCATCGTGCCCGAGGTTGTCGCCCGTGTTGATGACGACATCGGGCTGTACGGCGTCTGCCAGGTCGGCGATCCACCGCTGCTTGCGGTGCTGCCACGGGGCCATGTGCGCGTCCGACAGGTGGAGGACCGTCAGCGACGGGCTGCCCTCGGGGAGCACGGCGAGCTCGTGACGACGCGCCGTGAAGAGGTACCGCTCGATGCCGATGCCCCAGACGGCGGCGGATACGCCGACCGCCCCCACCGCGCCGAGCGCGGTGAGGGCGGTCCGTGACGCAGGCCTCACGGGCCGTTGCCGTTGCCGTTGTTGCCGTTACCGTTGCCGGGGCCGCCGCCGTCGTCGCCGCAGTCCTTGGCCTGGTACTGGATCGTGATGGTGTCGTCCCGTCCGACCGTCTCGCCTGCAGCGGGATCCGTGCCGGTCACGACTCCCTCGGGCGGAGCCGCATCGTCCTGCTTGCAGCTCTGCTCGAGGTTGGTGAATCCGGCGCCGTTGAGTGCTGCAGCCGCCTGTTGCGGCGTTCCGCTGACACCGGGCACGACGACACCCTTGCCGTCACTGGGGCTGATCGTGACCGTCGTGCCCGACACGACGCGGCCGGCACCGGGGCTCTGCGCGACGATCGTGCCCTCGGCCTCGGGCGAGGCCACGGGGTCGCCGACGGTGACACTGAAGCCGGCCGCCTCGATGCGCTGCGTCGCGGCGTCGACGTCCAGACCGACGACGTTGGGCAGCTGGGCGTAGGCGCGCTTGGTCAGCTCCGTGGACGGCTTCGGGAAGGCGGAGCCCCCGAACTCGGCGTTGGCCGCCCGCTGCATGGCGGGCCAGATCGAGTTGCGGATGCGGGAGAGCTTGTACCCGCTCTCGACATGCTCGTCCAGGCGCACGTTCTCCCACGCGCCGTTGCGCTCGATGGCGTTGACGTTGCCCACCCAGACAGCGGTCGTGACCTTGGAGCTCGACCCGATCATCCAGGTGTGGATGAACTCGTGGATGCCGGTCTTGCCGAAGATCGGAACGCCGTCAAACGTGCGGGCGCCGCTACCGGTTCCGCTGGCGGACATGACGCTCTCCAGGACGTAGGCAGCCGTAGCGGCAACGTCCTCGCTGAGCTTCCGCTCGCACTTCGTGTCGGGGATGGGCTGCTCCTTACCATCCGCGTCCACGACGCGATCGATGGCCTTCGCGGCGCACAGCGTGCCGTTGGAGGCGATGGCCGCGTAGGCGTTCGCCATGTCGACCGGCGCCACGGCCTGGGACCCGAGCACGTCGTAAGGCTGATTCTTGGTGTCCAGCGGTCCGCCGCCGCCGGTGGTGACACCGAGGTCCATGGCCACGCGGTTGGTGGAGCAGACTGAGATCTTTTCCGCCATCGTGAGGAAGCCGGAGTTGAGGGAGTCCTTCGTGAAGCGGGCGACCGTGCCGCTGTAGCCCGGGTTTCGCTCGAAGTTGCCGATGCGGTTCGAGCCGTCCGGTGCCTTGCCCGGGCCGGTCCACACCGCCTGGGTGTTGCCGTCGCACGTCTCCACCGTCTTCTTGCCGATGCGTCCGTTCAGCATCTCGTTGACCGAGTGGCCCTGCTGCATCCAGTTGATGAGGCTGAAGACCTTGTAGGTCGATCCGGCCGAGTGGCCTCCGCCGCCGTTCGCCGTGGGGACGTTGTAGTTGACCTGGGTGGTGCCCTTCTCGCCGACCTGGTCGCTCCAGGGGCGGTTCTGCACCATGGAGAGAACGCGACCCGTCCCCACCTCGACCTGCACGCCGGAGGCGCCGAGGTCCATGTAGCTCACGTCAGCCGGGACGACGGAAATCGCCTCGTTCGCCTTCTTCTGCAGCGAGGTGTCGAGGGTGGTGTACACCTTGAGGCCCCCGCGTCGCAGGGTCGCCAGCCGGTCGTTCTCGGTCTTCCCGAAGGCTTCGTCCTTGCGGATGATCGACGTGACGTAGGCGCAGAAGAACTCCGAGTCCTTCGCCTCCGAACAGCCCTGCGGACGCGACGTGATCTTGGGGGTGATCGGCGCCTTGATCGCTTCGTCGTGTTCGGCCTGGGTGATCTTCTTGTCTTCGAGCAGTCGGTTGAGGACGTAGTCGCGACGGACCGTCGTCAGGCGGTAGCTGTCCTCCTTGCCGTTCACCTGCGTGCCGTCCTTGGCGGTGATCGTGCCGCCGGGCTTGTCGATACGCAGAGTGTTCGGCTCCTGCACCATGCCGGCGATCACGGCGGCCTGCTCGATGGTGAGCTTGTCGGGAGTCGTGTCGAAGTAGTGACGTGCGGCGGCGCCGATCCCGTACACCGACCCGCCGAAGTGGGCGATGTTGAGGTACCCGATCAGGATCTCGTCCTTGGAGTACTTCTTCTCGAGCTGGATCGCGTAGCGCATCTCCTGGATCTTGCGCTGATACCCCGAGGTGCCCTCGTTGGCGGTCGACTCCTTGTAGCAGGCGTACACCTGGTCCTGGTCGGTGGCCTTGGCCTCGCACGCCTGCTGCAGCACGTTCTTGACGTACTGCTGTGTGATCGACGAGCCGCCGCGGGTCGTGCTCGAGGTCGCGTTGCGCGCGAGGGCGCCGAGCGTGCCGAGCAGGTCGATGCCGCCATGCGTGTAGAAGTTCTTGTCCTCGCTCGAGAGGATCGCGTCGTACATGACCGGGGTGACCTGGTCGAAGGTGACCGGGATGCGATTCTGGTCGTAGAACTCGGTGAGTTTGACGTCTTTGCCGTCGTCGTTCTTGGCGTAGATCGTCGTCGGGAGCATGAGCTTCTCGATCTTGAGGTAGCTCGGCATGTCCTCGAACATCTGGATCGCGCTCGAGGCGGCATAACCGGACACCGCGATGGCGGGGGTGACGGTCGCCGAGACGAGGAGGCCTGCGACGGTGCTGAGGCCGACGAGGCCCATCAGGCCTCCGAGCACACCGGTGGCCGTGCGTTTCGAGTGGGGCATAGGCTGATCGTAAGGGAGATAACTGGGGGATGCCTCGGTGACGCTCCCTATGTCGAGCCCGCCAGGGCCGCGCCGTGACGACCTCCGGGAGACTCGAAATGACCACGTGGGAGTACATGACCACCCCGCTGCTGATCCACAACACCGCCGCGATCCTCAACAACTGGGGCAAGCAGGGGTGGGAGCTGGTGCAGGTGGTGACGGGTCCCGAGGGTGGCCTCGTCGGCTACTTCAAGCGTCCGTCGGGGGGCGAGGGTTCGGCGAACGCCGGGCTGGATGCCGCGGCCGTCGCCGCTCGTCAGTTCGGACAGGGCTGATGTCGGTCACGGCCCGGCTGGCCGAGCTCGGCATCGAATTGGGCGCCGTCGTCCCGCCACTGGCCGCCTACATCCCTGCGAAGGTGCACGGCGATCTGGTCTACACCTCGGGTCAGCTCCCCATGGTCGACGGCGCGATGCCGGCCACGGGCAAGGTCGGCGACGGCGAAGGGTACGTCTCCGCGGACGAGGCCGCCTCGCTCGCGCGCCAGTGCGCCCTCAACGCGATCGCTGCGGCTGCGGCGGCGGTGGGCGGCGTGGACCGGCTGACCGGCGTGGTGAAGGTGACGGGATTCGTGGCATCCGCCCCGGAGTTCACCGGCCACCCGGCGGTCATCAACGGAGCGAGCACCGTGCTCGGTGAGATCTTCGGCGATGCAGGGCGACACGCCCGCTCCGCCGTCGGCGTGGCGGCTCTCCCCATCGACAGCTCGGTCGAGGTCGAGGTCGTCTTCTCGCTTTCTTGAACCGAGTGCAACTTCTCAGGCACCCAATAACACGCCGGTGAGATACGCATAGACCTCGGCGCCACTCTGGCCCCATGATCAGCACTCGCTTCTCATCGTCCCCTCTCTTCCGCACGGCCGCCGTCTTCGCCGGCGCCGCCCTCCTGACCGGGTGCGCCGCCGGTGGACCGCCGGCCGCTGCGGCCCCGTCGTCTTCCGAGAGCCCAGCCCAGGCGGCATCCACGACCTCGGGCGGTTCACGCGTCGCCCGGGACGATGCGGCGACGGAGAAGGCCAACCTTGCGGTCGTCACCCGGCTCTTCTCCGCGACATTCCCCGACCCGGATTCAGCTGAGGCCCGCGCTGCGGCCGCCGCGAGCGTCGAGAAGGACGCGACGGTGCACGGCGGGAACAACGCGTCGGGACCCGCCGGTCTCCTCGCGCAATTCGCCGCTGAGCACAAGAGCGTCTCGGGGGCGCAGGCCGTCATCAAGCGCACCGCCGCCGACGGTGATCTCGTCGCCGTCCACTACCAGGTCACCGCCGACCCCTCCGATGAGCGTACAGGGGAGGCCGCGGCCGATGTCTTCCGTCTCGCCAGAGGCAAGATCGTCGAACGATGGGCGTTCGCACAGCCCATCGCGCAGGGACCGGCGGCGAGCGGCAACACGAACTCGATGTTCAGCGACCTCTACGACCCCGCCACGCCTTCGCCCGCGCCCACCGAGGCGCAGGAGGAGAAGAATCGGGTCTTCGCCGTCGCCGCCTTCGACACGCTCTTCAAGGACCAGGATGCGGGCATCCTCGACCGTGCATTCGATCCGAACTATCTGCAGCACAATCCGGTCGCACCGAACGGGACAGCGGCGCTGAAGTCCCTCTTCGGCGGGGGAGCCGCTTTCCCGCCCATCGAGTCGACGGTGTCGCTGTCCGACGGCGACCTGGTGTGGACCCTGTCCCAGGCCGTGGGCGCGAAGGCCGACGACCCGTACACGGCGCTCGACATCTTCCGCGTCGACGGCAACCTCATCCGTGAGCACTGGGACGTCGTGCCCACCACGCCGGCGGGCTGAGCCGACTCAGACGTTCTTCGTCACCTGACCCTTGATGGTGGACATCACCATCGTGTCGGCAAGGGTCGTCGTGTCGCCGACCTCACGCCCCTCCGCCACGTCGCGCAGCAGTCGCCGCATGATCTTGCCGCTGCGGGTCTTGGGGAGCTCGGTCACGATGTAGACGTCGCGTGGGCGGGCGATCGGCCCGATCTGGTCGCCCACCCACGCGCGGAGCGTATCGACGAGGCCATCGAGGGAGTTCGCCTTCATGTACGACTCCTTGATGACGCAGAAGGCGACGACCGCCTGCCCGGTCGTCTCGTCGGACGCACCGACGACGGCCGCCTCGGCGACGGCTTCGTTCCCGACGAGGGCCGATTCGATCTCGGTCGTCGACAGGCGGTGGCCCGAGACGTTCATGACGTCATCGACGCGCCCGAGGAACCAGACGTCGCCGTCCTCGTCCAGGCGGGCACCGTCGCCGGCGAAGTAGAAGCCCTGTTCGCCGAACTTGTCCCAGTAGGTCTCGGCGAAGCGCTCCGGGTCGCCCCAGATGCCGCGCAGCATGCTCGGCCACGGCTCCGTCAGAACCAGGAGCCCGCCGTTGCCGTTGCCGACCTCGTTGCCCTGATCGTCCACGACGTCGAGGCTCACGCCGGGGAGGGGGACCTGCGCGCTGCCCGGCTTCGTCTCGGTGACGCCCGGGAGTGCGGACACCATGATCGCGCCGGTCTCGGTCTGCCACCACGTGTCGACGATGGGGGCCCGATCGCCGCCGATCACGTGGCGGTACCACATCCACGCCTCGGGGTTGATGGGTTCGCCGACGCTGCCCAGCAGGCGCAGCGACGACAGGTCGTGCTGCTCGGGGATGCTGCGGCCGAGCTTCATGAACGAGCGGATGGCGGTGGGCGCCGTGTAGAGGATCGTCACCCCGTATTTCGCGACGATCTCCCACCACCGGCCCGGGTGGGGAGTGTCGGGCGTGCCTTCGTAGATGACCTGGGTCGCGCCGTTG is a genomic window containing:
- the acs gene encoding acetate--CoA ligase, which translates into the protein MSSQIDHLLTETRRFAPSTEFAAQANGRADLYDAAAADRETFWAEQARALHWAKHFTKTLDWSNPPFATWFEDGELNVAYNCLDRHVEAGNGDRVALLWEGEPGDERRVTYAELTDEVKRLANVLTDLGVEAGDRVAIYLPMIPEAVASMLAVARIGAIHSVVFGGFSADSLRSRIDDAGAKLVITSDGGYRKGKASPLKPAVDQALGDRGHGPQETVEHVLVVKRTGNEVSWQDGRDLWWHDLVPAASPDHAAQPFPAENPLFILYTSGTTGKPKGILHTSGGYLTQAAFTNKVVHDLHPESDVYWCTADIGWITGHTYVTYGPLANGATQVIYEGTPDTPHPGRWWEIVAKYGVTILYTAPTAIRSFMKLGRSIPEQHDLSSLRLLGSVGEPINPEAWMWYRHVIGGDRAPIVDTWWQTETGAIMVSALPGVTETKPGSAQVPLPGVSLDVVDDQGNEVGNGNGGLLVLTEPWPSMLRGIWGDPERFAETYWDKFGEQGFYFAGDGARLDEDGDVWFLGRVDDVMNVSGHRLSTTEIESALVGNEAVAEAAVVGASDETTGQAVVAFCVIKESYMKANSLDGLVDTLRAWVGDQIGPIARPRDVYIVTELPKTRSGKIMRRLLRDVAEGREVGDTTTLADTMVMSTIKGQVTKNV
- a CDS encoding HAD-IIB family hydrolase, with the protein product MTSPRLVAFDLDDTLAPSKTAIDPRMGDLLLRLAERIEVAIISGGQLQQFQTQVVERLPETDAATLARLHLMPTCGTQYYRLTTDGIETVYALSLTEDEKSRALAAVEEEAKRLGLWESQTWGPILEDRGSQITFSALGQSAPLDAKTAWDPTGEKKNALRDAVAARIPDLEVRSGGSTSVDITHRGIDKAYGMRKLAEQTGIPLDDMLFVGDRLDEHGNDYPVLAMGVTCHAVEGWEDTAAFLDELIPTL
- a CDS encoding RidA family protein, encoding MSVTARLAELGIELGAVVPPLAAYIPAKVHGDLVYTSGQLPMVDGAMPATGKVGDGEGYVSADEAASLARQCALNAIAAAAAAVGGVDRLTGVVKVTGFVASAPEFTGHPAVINGASTVLGEIFGDAGRHARSAVGVAALPIDSSVEVEVVFSLS
- a CDS encoding nuclear transport factor 2 family protein codes for the protein MISTRFSSSPLFRTAAVFAGAALLTGCAAGGPPAAAAPSSSESPAQAASTTSGGSRVARDDAATEKANLAVVTRLFSATFPDPDSAEARAAAAASVEKDATVHGGNNASGPAGLLAQFAAEHKSVSGAQAVIKRTAADGDLVAVHYQVTADPSDERTGEAAADVFRLARGKIVERWAFAQPIAQGPAASGNTNSMFSDLYDPATPSPAPTEAQEEKNRVFAVAAFDTLFKDQDAGILDRAFDPNYLQHNPVAPNGTAALKSLFGGGAAFPPIESTVSLSDGDLVWTLSQAVGAKADDPYTALDIFRVDGNLIREHWDVVPTTPAG
- a CDS encoding transglycosylase domain-containing protein, whose amino-acid sequence is MPHSKRTATGVLGGLMGLVGLSTVAGLLVSATVTPAIAVSGYAASSAIQMFEDMPSYLKIEKLMLPTTIYAKNDDGKDVKLTEFYDQNRIPVTFDQVTPVMYDAILSSEDKNFYTHGGIDLLGTLGALARNATSSTTRGGSSITQQYVKNVLQQACEAKATDQDQVYACYKESTANEGTSGYQRKIQEMRYAIQLEKKYSKDEILIGYLNIAHFGGSVYGIGAAARHYFDTTPDKLTIEQAAVIAGMVQEPNTLRIDKPGGTITAKDGTQVNGKEDSYRLTTVRRDYVLNRLLEDKKITQAEHDEAIKAPITPKITSRPQGCSEAKDSEFFCAYVTSIIRKDEAFGKTENDRLATLRRGGLKVYTTLDTSLQKKANEAISVVPADVSYMDLGASGVQVEVGTGRVLSMVQNRPWSDQVGEKGTTQVNYNVPTANGGGGHSAGSTYKVFSLINWMQQGHSVNEMLNGRIGKKTVETCDGNTQAVWTGPGKAPDGSNRIGNFERNPGYSGTVARFTKDSLNSGFLTMAEKISVCSTNRVAMDLGVTTGGGGPLDTKNQPYDVLGSQAVAPVDMANAYAAIASNGTLCAAKAIDRVVDADGKEQPIPDTKCERKLSEDVAATAAYVLESVMSASGTGSGARTFDGVPIFGKTGIHEFIHTWMIGSSSKVTTAVWVGNVNAIERNGAWENVRLDEHVESGYKLSRIRNSIWPAMQRAANAEFGGSAFPKPSTELTKRAYAQLPNVVGLDVDAATQRIEAAGFSVTVGDPVASPEAEGTIVAQSPGAGRVVSGTTVTISPSDGKGVVVPGVSGTPQQAAAALNGAGFTNLEQSCKQDDAAPPEGVVTGTDPAAGETVGRDDTITIQYQAKDCGDDGGGPGNGNGNNGNGNGP
- a CDS encoding DUF4177 domain-containing protein, with translation MTTWEYMTTPLLIHNTAAILNNWGKQGWELVQVVTGPEGGLVGYFKRPSGGEGSANAGLDAAAVAARQFGQG
- a CDS encoding metallophosphoesterase, whose amino-acid sequence is MRPASRTALTALGAVGAVGVSAAVWGIGIERYLFTARRHELAVLPEGSPSLTVLHLSDAHMAPWQHRKQRWIADLADAVQPDVVINTGDNLGHDDGIRGIRAAFEPLRGVPGFFVHGSNDKVAPSGRNPLKYFTGPSDHPVRGRRLDTDALDAYLSDLGQTALDNTAATIRVAGLRIDALGVDDAHRQWDDLEAATTALEVLPGDDSPRLRLGVTHAPYQRVLNAFTDAGADLLLAGHTHGGQVRIPFARKALVANCDIPLDQARGRSEWTHAGRTVPLNVSAGLGHSIYAPIRFGCRPEASVLVLRARRADDSPERRSAG
- a CDS encoding thymidine kinase, yielding MAKLYFRYGAMNSGKSTALLQAAFNYEERGQHVLLAKPEIDTKGADQISSRLGVERTVDFLIGPDDDARELFAQHRRRVQREAEAALVPDVRTDVACLLVDEAQFLTPEQIDDLLRIAVSDGIPVLAYGIRTDFQTRAFPGSARLMELAHSLEELKTICRCGSKALFNPRLVGGRFVFDGDQVAIDELSSDRVTYESMCARCYLRESGDRLR